From a single Rosa rugosa chromosome 7, drRosRugo1.1, whole genome shotgun sequence genomic region:
- the LOC133719732 gene encoding brefeldin A-inhibited guanine nucleotide-exchange protein 5-like, whose translation MQLEFCCGSEKVSRMVEKVCKDHQMLVDIFVNYDCDLEALNLFERMNISRDAKCRSNMAVVSQTTSIKGSSLLCLVNVLKSLVDWEKSCGESDRIKTFSLWKEMLQLKSVDVKSRQDATINFEKAKAHKSTVESAIFEVE comes from the exons ATGCAACTAGAATTTTGTTGCGGTTCAGAGAAAGTCTCAAG GATGGTTGAAAAGGTTTGCAAGGATCATCAGATGCTTGTTGACATATTTGTGAACTATGACTGCGATCTTGAGGCACTGAACTTGTTTGAGCGGATG AATATCTCAAGGGATGCAAAATGCAGATCCAATATGGCTGTTGTGTCCCAGACTACTTCAATAAAGGGTTCGTCTCTTCTG TGTCTTGTGAATGTGCTTAAATCACTCGTAGATTGGGAAAAGTCATGTGGAGAATCAGATAGAATAAAAACATTCAGTCTTTGGAAGGAGATGCTTCAACTAAAGAGTGTTGATGTGAAAAGCAGGCAAGATGCAACCATTAACTTTGAGAAGGCAAAAGCTCATAAGTCTACAGTGGAATCTGCCATATTTGAGGTGGAATAA
- the LOC133723213 gene encoding uncharacterized protein LOC133723213 has protein sequence MVGLVCGIQPSMARLKTAGLDDGCFLVKGDGKGVGLSSLLQKAGRERRINGVQVGLEAPNISHLLFADDSLIFSTANLEEVASVKQCLLLYERAAGQRMNFQKSAVSFSLSVSDDLKVSIQNFLGVSFVPFHERYLGIPTVAGKSKKMMFKRINDRLVSHMSGWQSKFLSKAGKLVLVKAVAQAIPTYAMNVFRLPKGVCRSFQSKVSNYWWGDGKGKRGIHWGKWSLLCHNKKYGRLGFRDIQGFNQALLAKTVWRIATNPNSLVHTVLQAKYFPDSNWVVVRSCPGVSMIWSSLLWGRDLLVNGLRWRVGKGESIKVWGDKWLPVPWNFQVVSPRSGNPNLMVSDLPTQHGMWNVPLVESLFLPHEVETILTIPLARPRYQDNIVWHYGKDGIYNVKSGVWLAMELRNK, from the exons ATGGTAGGCTTGGTTTGTGGGATACAGCCTTCAATGGCTAGACTTAAAACGGCTGGATTAGATGATGGCTGCTTTCTGGTCAAGGGTGATGGCAAGGGCGTCG GACTATCTAGTTTGCTTCAGAAGGCTGGTAGAGAGAGACGGATCAATGGGGTGCAGGTGGGACTTGAGGCCCCAAATATTTCACATTTGCTTTTCGCAGATGATAGTCTAATCTTCTCTACTGCAAATTTGGAGGAAGTTGCATCAGTTAAACAATGTTTGTTGCTTTATGAACGTGCGGCGGGTCAACGTATGAACTTTCAGAAATCTGCGGTTTCTTTCAGCCTAAGTGTATCTGATGATTTGAAAGTTAGCATTCAAAATTTCCTCGGGGTATCTTTTGTTCCATTTCATGAAAGATATCTCGGAATCCCTACTGTTGCAGGCAAGAGCAAGAAGATGATGTTTAAAAGAATTAATGACAGATTGGTATCACATATGAGTGGTTGGCAAAGCAAATTCTTGTCCAAGGCAGGTAAGCTTGTGCTTGTGAAGGCAGTTGCGCAGGCCATTCCTACTTATGCTATGAATGTGTTTCGACTACCCAAAGGTGTTTGTCGATCATTCCAGTCTAAAGTCTCTAATTACTGGTGGGGTGATGGTAAAGGAAAGAGGGGCATCCACTGGGGCAAATGGagtttattatgtcataacaaGAAATATGGCAGGTTGGGTTTTAGAGATATTCAGGGGTTCAATCAGGCTCTGCTGGCAAAGACAGTTTGGCGCATTGCAACAAATCCGAATTCTCTAGTTCATACTGTGTTACAGGCTAAGTACTTTCCAGATTCCAATTGGGTGGTTGTCAGAAGCTGTCCTGGTGTGTCCATGATCTGGAGTAGTCTTTTATGGGGCAGGGATTTGCTTGTGAATGGTTTAAGGTGGAGGGTAGGTAAAGGGGAGAGTATCAAGGTGTGGGGGGATAAGTGGCTTCCTGTTCCATGGAATTTCCAAGTGGTGAGCCCTCGGTCAGGCAACCCAAATTTGATGGTTAGTGATTTACCTACACAGCATGGAATGTGGAATGTGCCATTAGTTGAATCTTTATTTCTCCCACATGAAGTCGAAACAATCTTAACTATCCCTTTAGCTAGGCCAAGATATCAAGATAATATTGTGTGGCattatggaaaagatggaatTTATAATGTCAAATCAGGGGTGTGGCTTGCAATGGAATTAAGGAACAAATAA
- the LOC133720163 gene encoding uncharacterized protein LOC133720163 isoform X2, with translation MLFHYDGNVEEWMQFQWNDLVIYVSAVNQTKWWFAKRFLHRDIVDQYSRILLRDEDLGVDNFNPQRYVSIVRKEGLEISQPALDFFKTEVNYMEKLSKDEGIQKKLSKDILQYKAHIIKIFVEHRHNWISADLEF, from the exons ATGCTTTTTCATTATGATGGTAACGTTGAGGAGTGGATGCAATTTCAATGGAATGATCTTGTCATTTATGTGTCTGCAgtcaatcaaacaaaatg GTGGTTCGCAAAGCGTTTCTTACATCGTGATATAGTTGATCAATATAGTCGCATTCTTCTACGGGATGAGGACCTTGGAGTTGACAATTTCAATCCTCAACG GTATGTGTCCATTGTTCGAAAGGAAGGGCTTGAAATATCACAACCGGcacttgattttttcaagacaGAGGTGAACTACATGGAGAAACTTTCAAAAGATGAGGGGATTCAGAAGAAACTCAGCAAGGATATTTTGCAATATAAAGCTCATATAATCAAGATATTTGTGGAACATAGGCACAATTGGATCTCTGCAGATTTAGAGTTTTAG
- the LOC133720163 gene encoding uncharacterized protein LOC133720163 isoform X1 — MLEAHFLSSGFVVMLFHYDGNVEEWMQFQWNDLVIYVSAVNQTKWWFAKRFLHRDIVDQYSRILLRDEDLGVDNFNPQRYVSIVRKEGLEISQPALDFFKTEVNYMEKLSKDEGIQKKLSKDILQYKAHIIKIFVEHRHNWISADLEF, encoded by the exons ATGCTCGAAGCACAT TTTTTGTCAAGTGGTTTTGTTGTGATGCTTTTTCATTATGATGGTAACGTTGAGGAGTGGATGCAATTTCAATGGAATGATCTTGTCATTTATGTGTCTGCAgtcaatcaaacaaaatg GTGGTTCGCAAAGCGTTTCTTACATCGTGATATAGTTGATCAATATAGTCGCATTCTTCTACGGGATGAGGACCTTGGAGTTGACAATTTCAATCCTCAACG GTATGTGTCCATTGTTCGAAAGGAAGGGCTTGAAATATCACAACCGGcacttgattttttcaagacaGAGGTGAACTACATGGAGAAACTTTCAAAAGATGAGGGGATTCAGAAGAAACTCAGCAAGGATATTTTGCAATATAAAGCTCATATAATCAAGATATTTGTGGAACATAGGCACAATTGGATCTCTGCAGATTTAGAGTTTTAG
- the LOC133720719 gene encoding 2-hydroxyacyl-CoA lyase: MAESDRIVVQSVLLDGNQLIAKSLARFGVDRMFGVVGIPVTSLANRAVSLGVRFLAFHNEQSAGYAASAYGYLTGRPGVLLTVSGPGCVHGLAGLSNAMANGWPMVMISGSCDQKDFGRGDFQELDQIAAVKPFSKFAVKAKDINEIPECVLQALAHAGSGRPGGCYLDFPSDVLHQTISDSEAEGLLAGAAERFRKLSEEVVFNVQNSQIEEAASLLRHAERPLIVFGKGAAFARAESALTKLVETTGIPFLPTPMGKGLLPDTHDLAATAARSLAIGKCDVALVVGARLNWLLHFGEPPKWSKDVKFILVDVWQEEIELRKPHLGLVGDAKLVLEKLNKQIKDDPFCLGRSHPWVEAISCKAKENVLKMEAQLAKQVVPFNFLTPMKIIRDAILGLGSPAPILVSEGANTMDVGRAVLVQTEPRTRLDAGTWGTMGVGLGYCIAAAVASPDRLVVAVEGDSGFGFSAMEVETLVRYQLPVVVIVFNNGGVYGGDRRSPDEINGPYKDDPAPTSFVPSAAYHTLIEAFGGKGYLAGTPEELKSALAESFAARKPAVINVIIDPYAGSESGRLQHKN, from the exons ATGGCTGAGTCAGACAGAATTGTGGTACAAAGCGTCCTCCTTGATGGCAACCAGCTGATTGCCAAGTCCCTGGCCCGTTTCGGCGTAGACCGCATGTTCGGCGTGGTGGGCATCCCCGTCACCTCCCTAGCAAACCGCGCAGTCTCGCTTGGTGTCCGATTTCTCGCCTTCCATAACGAGCAGTCCGCCGGCTATGCAGCCTCCGCCTACGGTTACCTAACGGGCCGCCCCGGCGTCCTCCTCACCGTTTCAGGCCCTGGCTGCGTCCACGGGCTGGCGGGCCTCTCCAACGCCATGGCCAATGGGTGGCCCATGGTCATGATCTCCGGCTCCTGCGATCAGAAAGATTTCGGCCGCGGCGATTTCCAGGAGCTCGATCAGATCGCAGCCGTGAAGCCCTTTTCCAAGTTCGCTGTTAAAGCCAAGGATATTAACGAGATACCCGAATGCGTGTTGCAGGCTCTTGCTCATGCCGGTTCGGGCCGACCCGGCGGTTGTTATTTGGATTTCCCGTCGGATGTTCTACACCAGACTATTTCCGATTCGGAGGCTGAGGGCCTACTGGCCGGTGCTGCCGAGAGATTCCGAAAATTATCGGAAGAGGTGGTTTTCAATGTGCAGAATTCGCAGATTGAGGAAGCGGCCTCACTGCTTCGACACGCGGAGAGGCCTCtgattgtgtttggtaaagGAGCGGCGTTTGCTCGAGCTGAGAGTGCTCTGACGAAGCTAGTTGAGACCACCGGAATCCCATTCCTGCCTACTCCTATGGGAAAGGGATTGTTGCCTGATACCCACGACCTGGCGGCAACCGCGGCGAGGTCACTGGCCATCGGCAAATGTGACGTTGCGCTTGTGGTTGGCGCAAGGCTTAACTGGCTCTTGCACTTTGGTGAGCCACCCAAGTGGTCCAAGGACGTCAAGTTCATTTTGGTTGATGTTTGGCAGGAAGAGATTGAGCTGAGAAAACCTCATCTGGGTTTGGTTGGTGATGCCAAATTGGTTTTGGAAAAATTGAATAAGCAGATTAAAGATGACCCCTTTTGTTTGGGGAGGTCTCATCCATGGGTCGAAGCAATTTCCTGCAAGGCCAAGGAGAATGTTTTGAAAATGGAGGCCCAATTGGCTAAACAAGTTGTGCCCTTTAATTTTTTGACACCAATGAAAATTATTAGAGATGCAATTTTGGGACTGGGTAGCCCTGCTCCTATACTGGTTTCTGAGGGGGCAAACACCATGGATGTTGGCCGAGCTGTATTGGTTCAGACTGAACCGAGGACCAGATTGGATGCAGGGACTTGGGGGACAATGGGGGTGGGTCTTGGTTACTGCATTGCAGCTGCTGTGGCTTCTCCTGACCGGCTTGTGGTTGCGGTGGAAGGAGATTCTGGATTTGGGTTCAGTGCAATGGAAGTTGAG ACATTGGTTCGGTACCAGTTGCCTGTTGTTGTGATTGTCTTCAACAATGGTGGCGTATACGGTGGTGACCGAAGAAGCCCAGATGAAATAAATGGGCCTTACAAAGATGACCCTGCTCCCACTTCTTTCGTCCCTAGTGCCGCTTATCACACACTGATTGAAGCTTTTGGAGGCAAAGGTTATCTTGCTGGGACACCTGAGGAACTCAAGTCTGCCCTTGCGGAATCCTTTGCAGCAAGAAAGCCAGCTGTTATAAATGTAATAATTGATCCTTATGCTGGTTCAGAAAGTGGGAGACTTCAACATAAAAACTGA